Proteins encoded in a region of the Pelobates fuscus isolate aPelFus1 chromosome 11, aPelFus1.pri, whole genome shotgun sequence genome:
- the ERRFI1 gene encoding ERBB receptor feedback inhibitor 1: MTTAGLTAQDVQVPLKNGFLHHGQSIINSKSCWTNHDDYESAYYDMEPISLTYSLKSPTQHQISSIGHISRPIIMNGHCCSENCMKVPWKKSNFLHLGIPIVEHSSTHYEEDQVVSSFKKLSMNSGSGSEKTPPLTPVKNGPPQFYPSPNSDRSSRPLPPLPISEDHLLDDADSEVEFITSSDTDLLLQDPRTSPFKYGAPSRRSFRGCGQINYAYFESTSAKKTADETPTCNQNGRVQSSKPQKPEQPHRRLRRSHSGPAGSYNKATIRIANYANRTSPNSDEDKPEVPPRIPIPPRSLKPDYRRWSAEVSSNTYSDEDRPPKVPPREPLSGSNSRTPSPKSLPSYLNGVMPPTQSFAPDPKYVSSKAFQRQHSEGSSNKVPCILPIMEHGKKASSTHYYLLPERPPYLDRYEKYLTEAKDSETKVQSWSSDGSISPGSPKPDLTVKVDICNNAKRKHLSDVVSP; the protein is encoded by the exons ATGACAACAGCTGGACTAACTGCGCAAGACGTTCAAGTCCCATTAAAAAATGGATTCCTACATCACGGCCAAagtataataaattctaaatcgtGCTGGACAAATCATGATGATTACGAAAG TGCTTATTATGATATGGAGCCAATTTCTTTGACATACAGTTTGAAATCACCTACGCAGCATCAAATTTCATCAATTG GCCATATTTCAAGGCCGATCATAATGAACGGACACTGCTGTTCAGAAAATTGCATGAAGGTTCCTTGGAAGAAATCAAACTTCCTTCATCTTGGCATACCTATCGTAGAACATTCATCTACACACTATGAAGAAGACCAAgttgtttcttcttttaaaaaactaTCAATGAACAGTGGCTCTGGTTCTGAGAAAACACCCCCTCTCACGCCTGTTAAAAACGGACCACCACAGTTTTACCCCAGTCCGAACAGTGATCGCAGTTCAAGGCCGTTGCCTCCTCTTCCGATTTCAGAAGATCATTTACTAGACGATGCAGATAGTGAAGTTGAATTCATAACAAGTTCGGACACAGACTTGCTCCTTCAAGATCCCCGAACTTCACCATTTAAATATGGGGCTCCAAGCAGACGAAGCTTTAGGGGATGTGGGCAGATCAACTACGCATATTTTGAATCAACATCTGCAAAAAAAACAGCAGATGAAACCCCAACATGTAACCAAAATGGACGTGTACAAAGCTCAAAGCCTCAGAAACCAGAGCAACCTCATAGGAGACTAAGGCGATCGCATTCAGGACCAGCTGGATCATACAATAAAGCTACAATTCGTATAGCAAACTATGCAAATAGGACTTCCCCAAATTCTGATGAAGACAAACCTGAAGTCCCACCAAGGATTCCCATACCCCCTAGGTCATTAAAGCCAGATTATAGAAGGTGGTCAGCAGAAGTTTCTTCTAACACCTACAGTGATGAAGACAGACCTCCAAAAGTCCCACCAAGGGAACCTCTGTCAGGAAGTAACTCCCGTACACCTAGCCCGAAGAGTCTACCGTCATACCTCAATGGGGTAATGCCCCCTACTCAGAGCTTTGCTCCTGATCCAAAATATGTCAGTAGTAAAGCTTTTCAAAGACAACATAGTGAAGGGTCATCAAACAAGGTCCCTTGTATATTACCTATTATGGAGCATGGGAAGAAAGCCAGTTCAACACATTATTATCTTCTTCCGGAGAGGCCCCCATACCTTGACAGATATGAAAAATATCTCACTGAAGCAAAAGACTCTGAGACTAAAGTACAGTCATGGTCTAGTGACGGCAGCATTTCCCCTGGTTCACCAAAACCAGATCTAACTGTTAAAGTAGATATATGTAACAATGCCAAACGCAAGCATTTATCTGATGTGGTTTCACCATAG